CAATTCCAAAAAAATATCTTCCACTGCTTATTAGGTTAATCGTTTCAAGACTAAATGTTGAAAAGGTAGTAAGTCCACCCATAACTCCTGTAGTTAAAAATAACTTTAATTCTGGAGATATTAAATCTGTAGATACACTTAATTCCACTATCATCCCAATGAGAAATCCCCCAACTACATTCACTATCAATGTACCTAATGGAAAATCAGAGTTTATCATCTTAGTTGATTGAATCGTAACTAAATATCTAATTACAGCGCCAATCCCGCCACCTATTCCAACAAATATAATTTTTTGCAAATCGTCACCTCCATTTATCTTTTAAAAATAAACCCGCTTTTTCTCTTCTTTAATTTGTAATTCAATATTTTAATGATTATCGTAAAAATAATTAATACTCCTATTATTAACATAAATTCCATCTCAAATAATTCTTCAGGTAATGCATTTATTATTGGATCAATTTTAGGATCAAAAATCCAATAGTCATTTCTGAAAAATAACTTATGAAATAAATAGAAAGCTTTAGAAAAATCCGTTACAGCCCCTGCAAAAACAGATACAAAGATCACTGCCATTATATTTACGCTACTATTTAAACTTTTTATAAGCTTTTCGGCTAATTTATTATTTCTATTTCTTATTATATGTATAATCATTGCAATTATAAAAACTATACTAAAAACATATAAGGCTATAAATATTCTTTTTACTTCATAAAAATGAATTTTTCCAAAACTGCTCATAGGCACACTATTATATGTTAGTTCTTTTATAAATGGATTCTGAACATAATCTATTGTTCTTTTGTAATTTTCCATTAAAATTTCTGCTGATAAACCAGTATATTTGATTAGGTCATATTTATATATTGCATAGTTATATATACTTGTTATATTTAAAACTAATAAAACAGCAATAGAAATAATTGAAATTGCATAAAATATATGAATAAATAATTTCGATATTCTTCTTATAACTTCTAGAAAGACCTTATTAATATTAAATCACCCCTTTAATAAAATTCTGAAATAAAACCACTTATAATTATAAAATTATAAATGGTTCTATGTAACTTGCCAATATATTATATTGTATTTTTCTCCATAGAAATATTAACTTCAACAGTCATATCTCCAACTCCCATAGTAACACAAACAACTTTATCAGAGCTTGCATTTGCAGTGAATTTTCCATGAACAAGAGTTGGCGTAGAAATATTTATTATAATATTATCTTGTGAAAAATTAGTTGCAACATTTGCCGTTAACATATTTGTAAGTTCTGAAATAGCACTTTGAGCTAATTCATCAAAATCATTTACAGGCATCCCCATCATCATTGCTGATGCAATTTTCTTTGCATCCTCTAATGACAATCCATAGATTACATTACCTTTAATATCACCAATGATACCAACTATAATAACAACTCCTGGACTTTCTATAAATCTCCCCTTAAGACTTACTCCTTTTTTCTCTACTGCTGGTAATCCCAATTGTGGCATTACATTAATAAAAGAACTTATTATTGGATTTAAATAATTGACATCCATTCCCCTTCACCTCTTCCAAATCCTACACTTATTGATAAATCTCCAAATTGAGTTTTTACATCAGCTGAATATGTAATATCTAATTCTGCTTTTGATATATTAATTGATTCTCCATGAAATGTTGTTGGAGGAGCAACTCTTAATCCAAAAACTTTATTCTTTTTATTCATCATTGAACATGCATTTCCTGCAATCATATTAACTATTTCAGACATAACATTAAGCATTTCTTCATGATTTTTAGGTTCTCTCTTAAGCAATACCTTTGCTATATTCTGTGCAGTATCAAATGACATATCAAAAATAGTTCTACCTGAGTATTTACCTATAACTCCCATAACTATAGAAATACCTTCACTAGTTTTTTCTACATTTTCATTACTTTCATTAACTATTTCTGGTATTGTTTTAGTAAGTCTATTGAATATATCCAATACAGCTTGTTTAAACATAGGAGAATATAATTTTTCAACTTCTGAAAATAACTCTTCATCTCCCATAACTCTATTGATTAATAGTGTTAATTCTTCTGCATCAACTGGCTTTTGAGCATATCCAGATACATGTGTCTTTTTAGCTTTCTTTACTATTTCATCATCCATCATAGAACTAACAATTATAACCTTAGTATTAGGATTTATCTTATGTATTTCTCTTGTACATTCAAATCCATCAGTTCCAGGAATAGTCATATCCATAGTAACTAAATCTGGTTTTGTTTCCTTTGCCACTTCAATAACTTCTTCTAAAGAACTTGCCTCACCAACAACATTAAATCCGCTTTCAGTCAACAAATCCCTCAATAAAGCAATTTGAAAAGGTGAGTCATCAACTATCATAATATTCACTTTTTTCATAAATTACACCTGCCCTTTTACTCTTATATTTATAATTAATTCACTTCATCTTAATATATTATTTATATATTTATGTACCTTGAATTCCAAAACACTTCGACAAAAACCAATAAGTATACTTTTTGTGAATTAACCCCTTAATATTATTATATTTTAAACATTAACAATACTCAACAAATTTAAAAAATTTATCGTTTTTTTAGTATAAATAGTACTCTCTATGTATTTATGTCTTCACTTTCTTTATTTTTGTTTCCATAAGGCACTTCGATAATATCCAAGATAAACATAAAAACTGGAATCCCTATAACTAACCCTAAAACTCCGCCTAAATGTTCTGAAACCAAAAGAATACTTAAAGTATAGAATATTGGAAGCTTTGTCTTTGAAGACATTAACTTTGGATTTAATATATAAGCCTCAAAAGCATGAAGCAATGCAATCATAACAAGCACATATACTACTTGTATTAATCCTCCATTATTAAAAGCAACTATGCTTAGAGGTACTAATGATATAATAACTCCTGCTACAGGAATAAGTCCAAGTAACATTACCATAACTCCAAATCCAAGCAAATGTGGGAATCCGATTATTGATAGACCTATAGCTGAAAGAATTCCATTAATTGTGGCTATTACAATCTGAACCTCAATAACTTTTCCGAAAGATGAAACAAATTTTCTTCCAAAGAACTCTACTTCATCAAAAAACCAACCTATTTTACTTTGTTTAAATTTTGATGTAAATTCACTAACAACTTGCTTCTCTAAAAGTAAAAAAATACTTAAAATTAATGCAATTATAATGTTAAATCCTACTCTTCCTATATTAGTTATATAAACTGCAATATAGCTTATACCTTCTGTAGAAAAAATCGTTCCATAAACTTTATCCAATCTCTGTCTTACAAGTTCAAAAATCGGATTACTCTGTGGAGCATTATATATCTGAGTTACTTGCTTAACCACTTGCCTAAATTCATGAACAACTAATGGTAAAAAGTCTATAATCACTATAAACAACATAGCTGTTACCACCAAAGATACTGTCATTATCATCAATTTATAATTTATTCTTATTTTATCCTCAAGTTTACGTATGAAATACTTAGAAACACTATTAATTAGGAATGAGAATACAAATGTTAAGAGTATCAAACTAATCATACTTTTCATTGCATATAAAAATAAGAATATTAATAGTATAGATATAAACCTTTTAAATCCCCTGCTTCTCACAATCTGCATCATACTTGGCATTATTACTACTCCTTATAACTTATATTAAATCTTATTAATCTCTATAATTCTCCAATAAATTCTAAAAATACACCTATCTTTATACTATCAGTTTTACTTTTCCATGTAAATAAAATTAACCTTAAATTAAAGGCTGCCCAAAAGTATTATCATCTAATCAAAATTCAATATTTCAATCACCTAACTTTTAGCCAGCCTTAACCTTAACTACTTAAATTATTTAATTTTAACTAGCAGTTCACCTGTCTTAACTTGTTTTCCTTCTTCTGCAAATATCGCTTCAATTGTTCCTGTACCAGATGCAACAATATTTGTTTCCATCTTCATTGCTTCTATTACAAGTAAACTGTCACCTTCCTTTACACTATCTCCTTCTTTTACAAGAACTTTTATTATAGTTCCAGGAATACTTGCTCCAATCTCTAATTTATTATCAGGATCAGCCATTTTAGATGAATTGTCTACACCTGTATGGTTTATAATTCTTTCAGTTTTATCTTTTATCTTGATTTCTCTTCTATTTCCATTAATTTCAAAATCCAAAGCTCTATTTCCTTCTTCATCTAACTTGCCTATTTCAACTAATTGAATAATCATTGTTTTACCTTCAGCAATTTCAATTTCACTAGTTTCTCCTTCAGCAAGTCCATGGAAGAATACGTCACTACCCATACGACTTACGTCACCATATTCTAATATAGACTTAATATATGTTTCAAATACATCTGGATATAATGCATAACTTATTATGTCCTTCATACATGGAGTAAATTTATATTTATCCTTTAAATATGTTCCAATCTTATCAAAATCTTCTGATGGTAATAATTCTCCAGGTCTAACAGTTATAGGTTCTTCTCCCTTCAATACAAGTGCCTGTAATTCCTTAGGGAATCCTCCTTCTGGCTGACCCATCATACCTTTGAAGTATGATACTATAGAATCTGGGAATGCCATATTTTTAGCTTTTTCAAGAATATTTTCAGGAGTTAAATCATTTTTAACCATGAAAATTGCCATATCCCCAACCATTTTTGATGATGGAGTAACCTTGATTATATCTCCAAGCATATCATTTACCTTTTTGTACATGTGTTTTACATCATTAAATCTATGTCCAAGTCCAAAGCTTTCAACTTGTGGTTTTAAGTTTGAGTATTGACCACCAGGAATCTCAAATTTATAAATTTCAGCACTTCCTGATTTTAAATCTGATTCAAATTGACTATATACAGGTCTTACTGTATCCCAGTAATCAGATAATTTTTGAATACCACTTAAATCAATACCTGTATCTCTATCTGTATTTCCAAGAGCTGCAACAATTGAGTTTAATGCAGGCTGACTTGTAAGTCCTGACATACTATTAAAAGTTGTATCAACAATATCAACACCAGCATCTGCTGCCATTAATACTGTGGCAACACCATTACCAGTGGTATCATGAGTATGAAGATGAATAGGAATTGAAATCTCATCCTTTAATGCAGTTATAAGCTTTTTAGCTGCATAAGGTTTAAGTAACGCTGACATATCTTTTATAGCAAGGATATGTGCTCCCATTTTTTCGATTTCTTTAGCTTTATCTACATAATATTTTAAGCTATATTTATCTCTAGTCTCATCTAAAATATCACCAGTATAACATAATGCAACTTCTGCCACCTTATTACATTTTAAAACTTCATCTAAAGATACTTCTATCCCCTTTAACCAGTTAAGTGAATCAAAAATTCTAAATACATCTATTCCATTTTCTGCTGATTCTTTTATAAATTCTCTTATAACATTATCTGGATAGTTTTTATATCCCACTGCATTTGCTCCTCGAATAAGCATTTGGAACATAACATTTGGAATTCTCTTTCTTAAAGATTCAAGTCTCTTCCATGGAGATTCCTTTAAGAATCTATAAGCAGTGTCAAAAGTAGCTCCTCCCCACATTTCAAGTGAAAATAAGTCATTTCCATAAACAGCTGTTGCCTTTGCAATATTTTTCATATCTTGAGTTCTAACACGAGTCGCCATTAAGGATTGTTGGGCATCTCTCATTGTTGTATCTGTAAGAAGCAGTTTCTTTTGATCCTTTATCCATTTAACTACACCATCAGGCCCTTGTGCGTCTAATATTTGCTTAGTCCCACTTAATCCATCTAAAGAAGTTATAATTGGAATATCCGGTACATCATATTCCCTTTTCTTTCCTTTAGTTTCATTTACAACTTTTTCTCCGATAAATTTTAAAATTCTATATTCTTCATCACTTCTTGCTGTAATATCAAATAATTGAGGATTATCAGCTATGAAGTTAGTATCACATTCACCTTTTTTGAACTTTTCATTATTTAGTACATTAATTAAGAAATCTACATTAGTCTTAACTCCTGAAATTGTTAATTCCTTGATTGCACGAATAGATTTTCTTACAGCATCATCAAAAGTTCTTGCATATGCAGTACTCTTTACAAGTAAGCTATCATAATATGGACTAATTATCGCACCACTATATCCATTTCCTCCATCAAGTCTGATACCAAATCCTGATCCAGTTCTATAAACATCTATTTTACCTGTATCTGGAGAGAAGTTATTTGCAGGATCTTCTGTAGTTATTCTACATTGAATTGCATATCCTCTTGGTTTTATATCGTCTTGAGAATAAATTCCTACTTCCTTAGAACCTAACTCATATCCTTCTGCTATTAATATCTGACTTTGAACTATATCTATACCTGTAGTCATTTCAGTAATTGTATGTTCAACTTGAATTCTTGGATTCATTTCAATGAAATAATGATTTCCATGCATGTCAACTAAGAATTCTAAAGTTCCTGCACTTCTATATCCTACAGATTTAGCTATTTTAAGTGCATCAGCACAGATTTCTTCTCGTTTTTCTTGAGTTAAAGATAATGCTGGAGCAATTTCAATAACTTTTTGATGTCTTCTTTGAATAGAACAATCTCTTTCATAAAGATGAACAATATTACCGATTTTATCTCCTAATACTTGTATTTCAATATGCTTTGGTCCTTCAATATATTTTTCAATGAACATATCGTCATTACCAAAAGCCTTTTTAGCTTCATTTTTTGCATTTCTAAAAGCAGCAAGAAGTTCTTCATCACTTCTTACTATTCTCATACCTCTACCACCGCCACCTGCAGCAGCCTTAATCATTACTGGGAAACCACACATTTTAGCAACTTCAAAAGCTTCAGCTTCAGAATCTATAGGCTTTTCTACCCCTGGTATTACTGGAACCCCAACTTCTTTAGCTACTATTTTTGATTTGATTTTATCCCCTAATTTATCCATCATCTCTGATTTCGGCCCTATGAATTCTATCCCAGCTTCTTCACACCTTTTTGCAAAATCAGGATTTTCTGATAAGAAACCATACCCTGGATGTATTGCATCTACATGCTTTTTAAGTGCAAGGCTTATAATCTCATCAATGTTTAAATAAGCTTCAACTGGCCCCTTGTTTTTCCCTATTTGGTATGCCTCATGAGCCTTAGTTCTAAATAATGCGAACTTATCTTCTTCAGTATATATAGCCACTGTTCTTATGCCAAGTTCATGACATGCTCTGAAAATTCTTATTGCTATTTCGCCTCTATTAGCAACTAACACTCTTTTAAATTTTTTCCCCAATTAAAATACAACTCCTTTGTTATATATTTATAATTCTATAATTTAATTGCTTTAAAAACGTATATTATTATAGAAAACGCTAATTATAGAACTATTAACTAAAATATCTAATAAAATATTTCTATTAAAAAAATATTCAAGTATAATATTATTGCAATTTTTATAACTAAAATATTGTAATTATAAAAATTATACTTCAAAAAATCAATATATAGATTATATCACATTTCAGCGCATATGATACATAATATTTATCTTTTATATTAATTTTTACATTATTTTATTTTAACAACGAGTCGTTTTATTTTATTAATTATGAAATTATTTTTTTTAATAAATTCATTTTTCTGCTTTTATATAAATTCTAGCCAACATATTCCGATATAATTAATACGTACAATAAATTCATTTTCACTGTTAACATATGTATATTTTTTATTAATGGCTACTTATCTCAATATATATTATCTGCCCATTTTACAGCTTCAATATATATTTCTGACATTTTGCTGGCATCTATGTCAATTTCCTTTGCATAATGCATAACATTTTCCCATTGGCCTTTTTCATAGCTAATAGCTAATTTTAACATTTTATTTAAAGGATCATCTTCTTTAATTAAACCATTCTTAATTTCATCAACTATACACAAGTCATTAACTATAATATTGATAGGACAATTTAAAATAACATCTGCTACTGAAAATAATCCTGTCATATATGCTGAAAAAATTCTTTCTTTATATTTGCTCATATTACATATGAACTCACATACTTTTGCTCTTTGTAATGAAACTTTCAATAATTCACTTGCACAATTTCCTTTTAGGTCATTTAATAAAATAACATAAAGCCATTTTATTATTTCTTTTTCTCCTAAAAAAGTAATTGCTTGTCGTATTGAGCTTACTTTACTTCTTATATAATAAATTGAAGAGTTAATTAACTTCATTATCTTATATGATATTCCCAAATCTCTCATTATTAATTTTTCTAAGTCACTAAAATTAAACTCTTCTTTATTTATTAATTTCAAAATTTTTAAGGCTGTACTTTCAATTGCTGGAATACTTTTTCTTGATAATATTATTGGCTCACTAAAGAAATAACCTTGAAAATATGTATATCCAAGTTCTAAGGCTTCACTATATTCGTTTTTATTTTCAACTTTTTCAGCTAAGAACTTTATATTATTGTTTATTTTTAATAATTCAAATATCTTTTTCCTTTCATATCCTTTTGTAATTCTAAAATCTACTTTTATTATATCCACAAATTCTATAAATTTAATATATTGTTCATCATAAATAAAATCATCTAGTGCTAATGTATATCCCTTATCTTTGAGTTTTTTGCAGGCAAACAATACCTCATCAGTTGGTTCTATATCTTCTAAAATTTCTACTACTGCATGTTCACATGGAAGTAGTGTTGGTATTTCCTTTATGAGCAATTCTTCTGTAAAATTTATAAAAGCTTTTTTATTATCTGCTATATTTTTAATACCAAAATTATAGAACGAGTTCGTTATAACACTTAGTGTTGCTTCATCTCCATTAACACCATTATAGAAATTTTCACATCCATTTCTATATAATAGTTCATATGCAATAACTTCTTTATTCCTATCAAATATAGGCTGTCTCGCCACAAATATATCCACCTAACCCCATTCCTCTCTCTAATAATTACTCTATATAATTTTATCACTTTATTTATAGCACCATTACTTTTACTATAATTTTATCATTTGATTCTAGCCAAATTCTAATATAAAGTATCCACTAACCCAAAAAAACATATAATCCATAAAAATTTTTAAAATATTATAGATCATATACTCTTTCAACTCTGCTAATTATCTTCAATATTTAAAGTAATATATTTTGAGCACACTTCTTTTAATCTATCAGATAAGTTTATATCATACTCTGTTAATAATTTATTTTTAAGTCATTTAATTTTTCTTACTATTTCTGAAACTCTTCCAAAACCGTCAAGTATAACAAAAAGTTTATAATAAATTTCTTCTTCACATGGAATAAGCAGAATAATCAATTCTAAAATATCTATTATATCCATACTCATGTAATTTAGTTGATTTTATATATCCTTTGATATATAAGAATGTACTTATCAATTCACATATTGTAATATAAGTAATCACCATATAAAATGCGATTTCTTTTTCATATACAAGTACATTAAAATGTCCATTGCTCACAAATTCAAATTTTGAAATATATATATGATGGAATTTATTCGTAAAAAATGTTACGTAGAAGAATACAAGACATGGTATCATAACAACTTTGAATACTTTTACATATTTTCGCGACATTCTAGTATAATCCAAACACATTAGAACCCCAAAATATGGCTCTGTTAAAATAGGAATATGTTCTAAATCAAACCATTAAAGCTGTTGAAATTTCATTTGAATTTAACTCTCCGATGTATGTCGCATCATAAGTCATCATAGATAATACAATAATAAAATATTTAGCCCCAGAAATTGATTTTCTCTTGTATGAATACAGTATCAATACAACGCCACTTACTATTGATATAACTAGTATCAAGGTCAACAGTAACCTTACCATAATTGCTTCCCCACCACCAACAATTTTTATTATTAATTCATCAACATTTTCTCATATTAGCCTTAGTATAAATACTTACTTTAATTGAGTATCATTATATTGTATTATACTATTATTTTATTTGTTCTACAATTATCAATTCAAGTTAGGAACTGCTCATTAATTTTATATATATTAGCCCCATATATCAATATTTAAAATAATTCTTTAATATTATTAATCAAGTAAAAACTATGTTGTTTAGACAACATATAATTTAAGTAAATCCTCAATTTCATCTTGTGGCAAAGGCTTACTAAAATAGTAACCTTGAATAATATTACAGCCTAATTCCTTTAGTAAATTAAGTTGTTCCTTTGTCTCCACACCTTCAGTAATTATCTTATATTTTAGGGTTTTAGATAATTCAATTATACATCTAATCACCGCCTGATTACTCTCATTTTTAATATCATCAACGAATGATTTGTCTATTTTCAGTGTACTAATTGGCAATTTAGTTAAATAATTTAGCGAGGAATATCCAATTCCAAAATCATCTAAAGCAATACTTATTCCATTATTCATAAGTTCCTTTAATTCTTCTATCTTCTCTTTACTAATTTGCATTAAAGTTCCTTCTGTTATTTCTAATTCAATAATTGACGGTTTAATGTTATTTTTCAAGCATCCAGACAATACCTTTTCTATAAAATCACTTTCTTTTATCTGTATTGGAGATACATTTATTGATATTGTATTAAATTTGTACCCTCTGTTTTGCCAAACATTTACATCCTTTAACACCTCATCAAAAACCCATTTTCCTATCTGAACTATAAACCCACTACTTTCAGCAATTGGAATAAATTCATCTGGCGAAACATTTCCAAGTTTATTATTCTTCCATCGCAAAAGTGCTTCAATTCCAATAATTCTATTATTTAAAGAATCTATTTGTGGTTGATAACAAATAGATAATTCTTTATCTATTATTGATTTTTTTAGTTCAACTTCAATTAAGGCTCTTCTAAAATACTCTTCTGATATTTTTTTATCAAAAAAGAAGCATTTATTTTTTCCAATTTGTTTCGATTTATATCTCGCAAAATCACAAAATTTTAATAATTCATCTATTTCTGAACTATCATGTGGAAAAACCGCTATACCTAAACTCACTGTAAGAAAAATCGAATCTCCATTGATTTCAAATGGTTTATTAAGTCGTTCATGAATTTTGTTACATACTTCTTCTATTTCTTTTATGTAATTAAATTGATGAATTATCAAACCAAAGTCATCTCCACCTAATCTGCCTAATTCACCAATTTCAGAAACCAACTCATTAATTGCTTGAGAAAAAACCTTTAAAACGCAATCTCCAAAGACATTGCCCAGATTATAATTCAATGTTTTAAAGTTATCAATATTAATATGTATTAATGCACCTTTTTTATTATTATGTTTATTTTTCTCTATTGAATATTTTAATTTTTTCAAAAAAAAGATCCTATTTGGTATTTTAGTTAAGCTATCGCATCCTTCAAATACATTGTCTTCCGTGACATTAACTATTATTCCCGAAAATAAATCGTACGTTTCAGCTTTACCCTTAATTATTTTACCCTTAATAAAAATCCATCTCACTTCTCCATTTTGAGTTTTAATTCGAAATATACTTCTATATAAGGTTGACAAACCTTTAATATAATTATTAAATTCTTCTATTGCTAATATTTTATCTTCTTCATATGCAATACTTTCTATGAATTCAAACATATTACTAATATTTTCAAATTTACACCCAACTATTTCTTGCACTTTTTCATAAATTATCATTTCACCCTTGTTTATACACCATTCTAAAA
The window above is part of the Clostridium saccharoperbutylacetonicum N1-4(HMT) genome. Proteins encoded here:
- a CDS encoding response regulator — its product is MKKVNIMIVDDSPFQIALLRDLLTESGFNVVGEASSLEEVIEVAKETKPDLVTMDMTIPGTDGFECTREIHKINPNTKVIIVSSMMDDEIVKKAKKTHVSGYAQKPVDAEELTLLINRVMGDEELFSEVEKLYSPMFKQAVLDIFNRLTKTIPEIVNESNENVEKTSEGISIVMGVIGKYSGRTIFDMSFDTAQNIAKVLLKREPKNHEEMLNVMSEIVNMIAGNACSMMNKKNKVFGLRVAPPTTFHGESINISKAELDITYSADVKTQFGDLSISVGFGRGEGEWMSII
- a CDS encoding bifunctional diguanylate cyclase/phosphodiesterase, whose product is MHNLYNIKNEEILSRAIEGGDFGVLEWCINKGEMIIYEKVQEIVGCKFENISNMFEFIESIAYEEDKILAIEEFNNYIKGLSTLYRSIFRIKTQNGEVRWIFIKGKIIKGKAETYDLFSGIIVNVTEDNVFEGCDSLTKIPNRIFFLKKLKYSIEKNKHNNKKGALIHINIDNFKTLNYNLGNVFGDCVLKVFSQAINELVSEIGELGRLGGDDFGLIIHQFNYIKEIEEVCNKIHERLNKPFEINGDSIFLTVSLGIAVFPHDSSEIDELLKFCDFARYKSKQIGKNKCFFFDKKISEEYFRRALIEVELKKSIIDKELSICYQPQIDSLNNRIIGIEALLRWKNNKLGNVSPDEFIPIAESSGFIVQIGKWVFDEVLKDVNVWQNRGYKFNTISINVSPIQIKESDFIEKVLSGCLKNNIKPSIIELEITEGTLMQISKEKIEELKELMNNGISIALDDFGIGYSSLNYLTKLPISTLKIDKSFVDDIKNESNQAVIRCIIELSKTLKYKIITEGVETKEQLNLLKELGCNIIQGYYFSKPLPQDEIEDLLKLYVV
- a CDS encoding pyruvate carboxylase — encoded protein: MGKKFKRVLVANRGEIAIRIFRACHELGIRTVAIYTEEDKFALFRTKAHEAYQIGKNKGPVEAYLNIDEIISLALKKHVDAIHPGYGFLSENPDFAKRCEEAGIEFIGPKSEMMDKLGDKIKSKIVAKEVGVPVIPGVEKPIDSEAEAFEVAKMCGFPVMIKAAAGGGGRGMRIVRSDEELLAAFRNAKNEAKKAFGNDDMFIEKYIEGPKHIEIQVLGDKIGNIVHLYERDCSIQRRHQKVIEIAPALSLTQEKREEICADALKIAKSVGYRSAGTLEFLVDMHGNHYFIEMNPRIQVEHTITEMTTGIDIVQSQILIAEGYELGSKEVGIYSQDDIKPRGYAIQCRITTEDPANNFSPDTGKIDVYRTGSGFGIRLDGGNGYSGAIISPYYDSLLVKSTAYARTFDDAVRKSIRAIKELTISGVKTNVDFLINVLNNEKFKKGECDTNFIADNPQLFDITARSDEEYRILKFIGEKVVNETKGKKREYDVPDIPIITSLDGLSGTKQILDAQGPDGVVKWIKDQKKLLLTDTTMRDAQQSLMATRVRTQDMKNIAKATAVYGNDLFSLEMWGGATFDTAYRFLKESPWKRLESLRKRIPNVMFQMLIRGANAVGYKNYPDNVIREFIKESAENGIDVFRIFDSLNWLKGIEVSLDEVLKCNKVAEVALCYTGDILDETRDKYSLKYYVDKAKEIEKMGAHILAIKDMSALLKPYAAKKLITALKDEISIPIHLHTHDTTGNGVATVLMAADAGVDIVDTTFNSMSGLTSQPALNSIVAALGNTDRDTGIDLSGIQKLSDYWDTVRPVYSQFESDLKSGSAEIYKFEIPGGQYSNLKPQVESFGLGHRFNDVKHMYKKVNDMLGDIIKVTPSSKMVGDMAIFMVKNDLTPENILEKAKNMAFPDSIVSYFKGMMGQPEGGFPKELQALVLKGEEPITVRPGELLPSEDFDKIGTYLKDKYKFTPCMKDIISYALYPDVFETYIKSILEYGDVSRMGSDVFFHGLAEGETSEIEIAEGKTMIIQLVEIGKLDEEGNRALDFEINGNRREIKIKDKTERIINHTGVDNSSKMADPDNKLEIGASIPGTIIKVLVKEGDSVKEGDSLLVIEAMKMETNIVASGTGTIEAIFAEEGKQVKTGELLVKIK
- a CDS encoding histidine kinase N-terminal 7TM domain-containing protein → MDYTRMSRKYVKVFKVVMIPCLVFFYVTFFTNKFHHIYISKFEFVSNGHFNVLVYEKEIAFYMVITYITICELISTFLYIKGYIKSTKLHEYGYNRYFRIDYSAYSM
- a CDS encoding AI-2E family transporter, whose translation is MPSMMQIVRSRGFKRFISILLIFLFLYAMKSMISLILLTFVFSFLINSVSKYFIRKLEDKIRINYKLMIMTVSLVVTAMLFIVIIDFLPLVVHEFRQVVKQVTQIYNAPQSNPIFELVRQRLDKVYGTIFSTEGISYIAVYITNIGRVGFNIIIALILSIFLLLEKQVVSEFTSKFKQSKIGWFFDEVEFFGRKFVSSFGKVIEVQIVIATINGILSAIGLSIIGFPHLLGFGVMVMLLGLIPVAGVIISLVPLSIVAFNNGGLIQVVYVLVMIALLHAFEAYILNPKLMSSKTKLPIFYTLSILLVSEHLGGVLGLVIGIPVFMFILDIIEVPYGNKNKESEDINT
- a CDS encoding chemotaxis protein CheX; protein product: MDVNYLNPIISSFINVMPQLGLPAVEKKGVSLKGRFIESPGVVIIVGIIGDIKGNVIYGLSLEDAKKIASAMMMGMPVNDFDELAQSAISELTNMLTANVATNFSQDNIIINISTPTLVHGKFTANASSDKVVCVTMGVGDMTVEVNISMEKNTI
- a CDS encoding EAL and HDOD domain-containing protein — protein: MARQPIFDRNKEVIAYELLYRNGCENFYNGVNGDEATLSVITNSFYNFGIKNIADNKKAFINFTEELLIKEIPTLLPCEHAVVEILEDIEPTDEVLFACKKLKDKGYTLALDDFIYDEQYIKFIEFVDIIKVDFRITKGYERKKIFELLKINNNIKFLAEKVENKNEYSEALELGYTYFQGYFFSEPIILSRKSIPAIESTALKILKLINKEEFNFSDLEKLIMRDLGISYKIMKLINSSIYYIRSKVSSIRQAITFLGEKEIIKWLYVILLNDLKGNCASELLKVSLQRAKVCEFICNMSKYKERIFSAYMTGLFSVADVILNCPINIIVNDLCIVDEIKNGLIKEDDPLNKMLKLAISYEKGQWENVMHYAKEIDIDASKMSEIYIEAVKWADNIY
- a CDS encoding TIGR01906 family membrane protein codes for the protein MNKVFLEVIRRISKLFIHIFYAISIISIAVLLVLNITSIYNYAIYKYDLIKYTGLSAEILMENYKRTIDYVQNPFIKELTYNSVPMSSFGKIHFYEVKRIFIALYVFSIVFIIAMIIHIIRNRNNKLAEKLIKSLNSSVNIMAVIFVSVFAGAVTDFSKAFYLFHKLFFRNDYWIFDPKIDPIINALPEELFEMEFMLIIGVLIIFTIIIKILNYKLKKRKSGFIFKR
- the crcB gene encoding fluoride efflux transporter CrcB, which translates into the protein MQKIIFVGIGGGIGAVIRYLVTIQSTKMINSDFPLGTLIVNVVGGFLIGMIVELSVSTDLISPELKLFLTTGVMGGLTTFSTFSLETINLISSGRYFFGIANIFLNLSLSLGGVVLAKSLCKLFG